Proteins encoded by one window of Blautia faecicola:
- a CDS encoding glycosyltransferase translates to MAILNLEYYTQKDLYSDGDIEEQMLKMAKEGITCEDLSSEQVSFPVIYHFSDLRANILNWYPITKSDSVLEIGAGCGAITGTLCEKAGQVTSVELSKRRAQINYYRNEKKENLTIMVGNLNDMDLGQQYDYVVVNGVLEYAMSFTEGDTPYETFLRKMGSYLKDTGKLLIAIENKLGMKYFAGAPEDHTDIPFFGINGYPGNHSVRTFSKTELQELVKESGFPFQKFYYPYPDYKFPTEIFTDASLTTNHYGKNYPIYTDKTVDLFSETAGIEAMKKEQIADRFVNSFLLVAGKQELKEKEELLYVKLNQGRRKEFRTLTQLVRRDDGVWAEKKPLCPEAESFVAGLEKTGAQKPGKGFHNLPCRYENGGIVYPVLSGKTLEDRICDLVEKEQTGEILRTLKHVYEQVFAQRKREPEYQTEAFREVFGEHPGKDYYECVSPANVDLICANIFESGEDYEIIDYEWTFDFPIPAAFIMWRMIHELYCRIPKLGALYTQDDMNHEFGIEPSDSEIFLAWTMHFTYEYAGSDSLDIYRKDRIPVDLSETVRIYREKKQFPSKLYYDTGAGLSEENSIETTVELNRGRFQVTFDLHNVENIRGIRWNLLSDTFCEVKVEVLDCGCHGELIPFGMRIDKAADTVVFLNLAGGYFIHVTEPSELEKITISGQIRFLSQKEIAEEIQLEQERREAVRREEERKLQQRMQKEERLAAKKAEEARRQEELRAVLEFQQQPKQRAKRLVKKMLGRPVAPLVTEDQPAEQPASSCVGSIDSFSYENSVLQIIGWAFDRAYAMENTHLAFLQNGEIVAEEPLTVVYRSDVAAVLQIPEAESCGFSCVLVVQSPVETEVAVAYDTVDGEKTYPLCKIPADPTYNEIQVYTLEGQESIGNIRYFKERYLEETPVFDAKIPSDEVIDIIIPIYNGLQYFDKLFAGIEKTKMKYRLILVDDQSPDPAVREYLDRYVAEHEGTVLLRNEKNMGFLPSVNRALAIAEHHVALVNTDVEVPEGWLERLMWPIFTKEKVASSTPFTTCGTICSFPNFCEDNVIFEGMPLWQIDDAFRQIRPQYATMPTGIGFCMGMNLEAIREVGLLDEENFDKGYGEENDWCQRAIQAGYTNVQVENLFVYHKHGGSFSSEEKLRLLKSHLERLAKKHPNYNSDTAAFCRRDPARTIRLYVETQLLNQLLDVPVIVAFDHNLGGGATEYLIEKRKLALKEEKRFLTVRFDIDNMRYYLEYEYKKYKIQYFAKDLDMILDEIPRVDEIWINELVTYQEIYQVLDQILALKEKHQAHLKMLLHDFFFMCPAVNLMNDQGKYCQGADAQTCNQCIPANRSNACLDYESGTAWRTHWREFLSRCDEILAFSDDTAQLFKKTYPYLCQLHVLPHKPHYVTALDKKAKTTKTLNIGLLGVLCYKKGLDVVKEMVKEIEAQNLNIRMKLIGVSDEEIDSPVFSCTGRYTRDELPRLTMEEDIDLFFIPSIWPETFSYTTSEIMSMHMPVAVFPIGAPVERVKYYEKGLVLKETDAKSALKELQEFAEHTLHCQEMPVREKKILFVGEEISFASRYRVEHFREQLHYQGYGSDFYQADEVADLDWSEYRAVVCYRCSREDVVRAVVEQAKKVGLKVYYDIDDLIFDYEKISYLHFLTGSEYKDFKKTTEQIHSCMELCDGYFTSTHTLAGEIRSEFSGKPVVINRNCASMEMQILSHDAVEQVEKDTEHISIGYFSGSKTHDQDFEVAEEALLEVMKEHPEVRLKLVGVLSDRKMEKFGNKVEKLPFMDWKQLPAVMAGIDINLMPLEDSIFHCSKSENKWMEAALVKVPSVMSRNREMEGVIENGVDGWLCSDKEEWKKALTTLIEVKTARVQMGEKAHEKAMRQYVTQNTGKDAREELLCSEKYS, encoded by the coding sequence ATGGCGATACTGAACTTGGAGTATTATACGCAAAAAGATCTGTATTCAGATGGTGATATTGAAGAACAGATGTTAAAGATGGCAAAAGAAGGAATAACCTGCGAGGATCTTTCTAGTGAGCAGGTTTCCTTTCCTGTGATCTATCATTTTTCAGATCTGCGTGCAAATATCCTGAACTGGTATCCGATCACAAAATCGGACAGTGTACTGGAAATCGGTGCGGGATGCGGTGCGATCACCGGTACGCTCTGTGAAAAGGCAGGTCAGGTCACATCTGTGGAACTCTCAAAAAGAAGAGCACAGATCAATTATTACCGCAACGAGAAGAAAGAAAATCTGACGATCATGGTGGGAAATCTCAATGACATGGATCTGGGACAGCAGTATGACTATGTGGTAGTCAACGGAGTGCTGGAATATGCCATGAGTTTTACAGAGGGTGACACGCCATATGAAACTTTTTTAAGAAAGATGGGTTCCTATCTGAAAGATACGGGAAAACTGCTGATCGCGATTGAGAACAAGCTGGGAATGAAGTATTTTGCCGGTGCGCCGGAAGATCATACGGACATTCCCTTCTTTGGCATCAACGGGTATCCGGGAAATCACAGTGTCAGAACATTTTCCAAAACAGAATTGCAGGAACTGGTGAAAGAAAGCGGATTTCCTTTTCAGAAATTCTATTACCCGTATCCGGATTATAAGTTTCCGACGGAGATCTTCACGGATGCGTCACTGACTACCAATCATTATGGAAAAAATTATCCGATCTATACGGACAAAACCGTGGATCTGTTTTCAGAGACTGCCGGTATCGAGGCGATGAAGAAAGAACAGATAGCAGACCGTTTTGTGAATTCGTTTCTTCTGGTTGCAGGAAAGCAGGAACTCAAAGAAAAAGAAGAACTTTTATATGTCAAACTGAATCAGGGACGCAGGAAAGAATTCCGGACACTGACACAGCTGGTACGAAGAGATGACGGCGTGTGGGCAGAGAAAAAACCACTGTGCCCGGAGGCGGAAAGCTTTGTAGCGGGACTGGAAAAAACAGGAGCGCAGAAACCGGGAAAAGGATTTCACAATCTTCCGTGCCGGTATGAAAACGGCGGAATCGTGTATCCGGTACTGAGCGGGAAGACACTCGAAGACCGGATCTGTGATCTGGTGGAAAAAGAACAGACCGGTGAGATTCTGAGAACCCTGAAACATGTATATGAGCAGGTGTTCGCACAGCGGAAAAGAGAACCGGAGTATCAGACGGAGGCTTTCAGAGAAGTATTCGGAGAACATCCGGGAAAGGACTATTATGAATGTGTAAGTCCGGCAAATGTTGATCTGATCTGTGCCAATATCTTTGAGTCCGGGGAGGACTACGAGATCATCGACTATGAATGGACCTTTGATTTCCCGATTCCGGCTGCTTTTATCATGTGGAGAATGATCCATGAACTGTATTGCCGGATTCCGAAACTGGGTGCGTTGTATACACAGGATGACATGAACCACGAATTTGGCATAGAGCCGTCGGACAGTGAGATCTTTCTGGCGTGGACGATGCATTTTACCTATGAATATGCAGGAAGCGATTCTCTGGATATTTACCGGAAAGACAGAATCCCTGTGGATCTGTCAGAGACTGTCCGGATATATCGGGAGAAAAAACAGTTCCCCAGCAAACTGTATTATGATACCGGTGCGGGGCTGTCGGAAGAGAACAGCATCGAGACGACGGTGGAGCTGAACCGGGGAAGATTTCAGGTTACGTTTGATCTGCACAATGTGGAAAATATCCGTGGAATCCGGTGGAATCTGTTAAGCGATACGTTTTGTGAGGTGAAAGTGGAAGTTCTCGACTGCGGATGCCACGGGGAGCTGATCCCGTTTGGCATGCGGATTGACAAAGCGGCGGATACGGTAGTATTTCTGAATCTGGCAGGCGGTTATTTTATCCATGTGACGGAACCTTCCGAACTGGAGAAGATTACGATTTCCGGTCAGATCCGTTTTCTGTCACAGAAAGAGATCGCAGAAGAGATCCAGCTGGAGCAGGAACGAAGAGAGGCAGTGCGCCGGGAAGAGGAACGAAAACTGCAGCAGCGGATGCAGAAGGAAGAACGGCTGGCAGCCAAAAAGGCGGAGGAAGCGAGAAGGCAGGAAGAACTTCGGGCAGTTCTGGAATTCCAGCAGCAGCCGAAGCAGAGAGCAAAACGGCTGGTGAAGAAGATGCTTGGACGCCCGGTTGCCCCGCTGGTTACAGAGGATCAGCCGGCAGAACAACCGGCATCAAGCTGTGTGGGAAGCATCGACAGCTTCAGCTATGAAAACAGTGTGCTGCAGATCATCGGCTGGGCGTTTGACCGTGCGTATGCGATGGAAAACACCCATCTTGCCTTTTTACAGAATGGGGAAATCGTGGCGGAAGAACCGCTGACCGTAGTGTACCGGAGCGATGTGGCAGCTGTTTTACAGATTCCGGAGGCAGAATCCTGCGGATTTTCCTGTGTGCTGGTGGTGCAGTCACCGGTGGAGACGGAAGTGGCAGTTGCTTACGATACCGTAGACGGAGAAAAGACATATCCGTTATGTAAGATCCCGGCAGATCCGACCTACAATGAGATTCAGGTGTATACCCTGGAGGGACAGGAGAGCATCGGAAACATTCGGTATTTTAAGGAACGGTATCTGGAAGAAACACCGGTATTTGATGCGAAGATCCCTTCGGATGAAGTGATCGATATTATTATTCCGATTTATAACGGCTTACAGTATTTTGACAAGCTGTTTGCGGGGATTGAAAAGACAAAGATGAAGTACCGTCTGATCCTGGTGGACGATCAGAGTCCGGATCCGGCAGTACGGGAATATCTGGATCGATACGTGGCGGAACATGAGGGAACGGTTCTGCTTCGAAATGAGAAAAATATGGGATTCCTCCCGTCCGTAAACCGTGCCCTTGCAATTGCAGAGCATCATGTAGCACTGGTCAATACCGATGTGGAAGTGCCGGAGGGATGGCTGGAGCGACTGATGTGGCCGATCTTTACCAAAGAAAAAGTGGCATCCTCCACACCGTTTACAACCTGCGGAACGATCTGCAGTTTTCCGAATTTCTGTGAGGATAATGTCATTTTTGAAGGTATGCCATTATGGCAGATCGACGATGCTTTCCGCCAGATCCGTCCGCAGTATGCGACCATGCCGACCGGTATCGGTTTCTGCATGGGTATGAATCTGGAAGCGATCAGGGAAGTAGGTCTTCTGGATGAGGAGAACTTTGACAAGGGATACGGAGAAGAAAATGACTGGTGCCAGCGTGCGATCCAGGCAGGTTATACCAATGTACAGGTGGAGAATCTGTTTGTCTATCACAAACATGGCGGAAGCTTTTCTTCCGAAGAAAAATTACGGCTGTTAAAGAGTCATCTGGAGAGATTGGCGAAGAAACATCCGAATTATAACAGCGATACGGCAGCTTTCTGCCGGAGAGATCCGGCAAGAACGATCCGGCTGTATGTGGAAACACAGCTGTTAAATCAGCTGCTGGATGTACCGGTGATCGTTGCCTTTGATCATAACCTCGGCGGCGGCGCCACGGAATATCTGATCGAGAAGCGCAAACTCGCGCTGAAAGAAGAAAAACGTTTCCTGACTGTCCGGTTTGACATCGATAATATGCGTTATTATCTGGAATATGAATACAAAAAATATAAAATCCAGTATTTTGCCAAAGATCTGGATATGATCCTGGATGAGATCCCGAGAGTGGATGAGATCTGGATCAATGAGCTGGTAACCTACCAGGAGATCTATCAGGTACTGGATCAGATCCTTGCACTGAAAGAAAAACATCAGGCACATCTGAAGATGCTGCTTCACGACTTTTTCTTCATGTGTCCGGCAGTAAATCTGATGAATGATCAGGGAAAATACTGTCAGGGCGCGGATGCACAGACCTGTAACCAGTGTATCCCGGCAAACCGAAGCAATGCATGCCTGGACTATGAGTCCGGAACCGCATGGAGAACACACTGGAGAGAGTTTTTATCCCGGTGTGACGAGATCCTGGCATTCTCCGATGATACGGCACAGTTATTTAAAAAGACTTATCCGTATCTGTGTCAGTTACATGTACTGCCGCACAAACCGCATTATGTGACGGCGCTGGATAAAAAGGCGAAGACGACAAAGACACTGAACATTGGTCTGCTCGGTGTGCTGTGTTATAAAAAAGGTCTGGATGTTGTCAAGGAGATGGTCAAAGAGATCGAGGCACAGAATCTGAATATCCGGATGAAGCTGATCGGTGTATCGGATGAAGAGATCGACAGTCCGGTATTCTCCTGTACGGGAAGATACACCAGAGATGAACTTCCGAGATTGACGATGGAAGAAGATATTGATCTGTTCTTTATCCCGTCCATCTGGCCGGAGACCTTCTCGTATACAACTTCCGAGATCATGTCCATGCATATGCCGGTTGCCGTATTCCCGATCGGTGCGCCGGTGGAACGTGTAAAATATTACGAAAAAGGTCTGGTTCTGAAAGAGACGGATGCAAAATCGGCTCTGAAAGAATTGCAGGAGTTTGCAGAACATACACTGCACTGTCAGGAGATGCCGGTGCGCGAAAAGAAGATCCTGTTTGTGGGCGAGGAAATCTCGTTTGCTTCCCGTTACCGGGTGGAACACTTCCGGGAACAGCTGCACTATCAGGGCTATGGATCTGATTTTTATCAGGCAGATGAGGTCGCAGACCTTGACTGGAGCGAGTACCGTGCGGTCGTATGTTACCGCTGCAGCCGGGAAGATGTGGTACGCGCGGTAGTGGAACAGGCGAAAAAAGTTGGATTAAAAGTATATTATGACATTGACGATCTGATCTTTGATTACGAAAAAATCTCTTATCTGCATTTCCTGACCGGAAGTGAGTATAAAGATTTCAAAAAGACAACAGAGCAGATCCATTCCTGTATGGAACTGTGTGACGGCTACTTTACCTCCACCCATACACTGGCGGGAGAGATCCGGAGCGAATTTTCGGGAAAACCGGTGGTGATCAACCGAAATTGTGCAAGCATGGAGATGCAGATCCTGTCCCATGATGCAGTGGAGCAGGTGGAAAAAGACACCGAACATATTTCCATCGGTTACTTCAGTGGATCGAAGACCCACGATCAGGATTTTGAGGTGGCGGAAGAGGCACTTCTGGAAGTGATGAAAGAACATCCGGAAGTACGCCTGAAGCTGGTCGGTGTGCTTTCAGACAGAAAAATGGAAAAATTCGGAAATAAAGTGGAAAAACTTCCGTTTATGGACTGGAAACAGTTACCGGCTGTCATGGCAGGTATCGATATCAACCTGATGCCTCTGGAGGACAGTATCTTCCATTGCAGCAAATCCGAGAATAAATGGATGGAAGCCGCACTGGTGAAAGTGCCGTCTGTGATGAGCAGAAACCGGGAGATGGAAGGCGTGATCGAAAACGGTGTGGATGGCTGGCTTTGTAGCGACAAAGAAGAGTGGAAAAAAGCACTCACCACATTGATCGAAGTGAAAACAGCCAGAGTGCAGATGGGCGAAAAGGCTCATGAAAAAGCGATGCGTCAGTATGTAACTCAGAATACAGGAAAAGATGCAAGAGAGGAATTACTATGCAGCGAGAAGTATTCGTAG
- a CDS encoding GtrA family protein, which translates to MNIKNLWDKYRDILPYGVFGVLTTIVNIGTYWFFAHPVGGSVMVSTVLAWIASVLFAYLTNRKWVFHSEARTGKEVGKEIVSFFSCRLATGVLDWVCMFVFVDLCGWNDVLIKCVANVLVIVLNYVTSKLVIFRHKG; encoded by the coding sequence ATGAATATAAAAAATTTATGGGACAAATACAGAGACATTCTTCCCTATGGTGTCTTCGGTGTCCTAACAACGATTGTCAATATTGGAACCTACTGGTTCTTTGCCCATCCGGTGGGAGGTTCGGTGATGGTCAGTACGGTTCTGGCATGGATCGCATCGGTACTGTTTGCCTATCTGACCAACCGGAAATGGGTTTTTCACAGTGAGGCGCGGACAGGAAAAGAAGTGGGGAAAGAGATCGTTTCTTTCTTCTCCTGCCGGCTGGCTACCGGGGTACTGGACTGGGTGTGCATGTTTGTCTTTGTGGATCTGTGTGGATGGAATGATGTGCTGATCAAGTGTGTGGCAAATGTGCTTGTGATCGTGCTGAATTATGTGACAAGTAAACTGGTTATTTTCAGGCATAAAGGGTGA
- a CDS encoding glycosyltransferase family 2 protein — translation MQREVFVVEKERFDLADDRIYHLQGTWPKEHTAAAELDGKPLEVNLKQQERISALERFQDLDLVDAVRIQMEIRFPEKLEQYKKLVVYAVQGGKKDVWFSIPVKQLIRRQGMPQYFIESSEVDRKLGICRVRGWAAYTEPLKVYLENSRGNRIPCEIQYLKRVDVQNQYPEAEVEEKCGFFFELHYQQLKEFYIVFEAGSVQVRRQIHLQPVQLAAEKMNEYCKKGSRYLKLHGPVALAEKVVGKVKNKNKAAVIYQKWLPKHLPSKAELERQRQERFSWEPTFSVVVPLYKTPEKYLRALVESLQAQTYGKWELCLSDGSGADSPIRELLKQLQKEEGRIRVIDHQEQLQISENTNAAIEAATGEFVVFADHDDELTAHALYECVKALNEKPETEVLYSDEDKMTMDGHKFFQPHFKPDYNVDLLCTVNYICHLFVAKKTLIDEVGMLRREFDGAQDYDFIFRCVEHAGAEKIHHVPKILYHWRCHEDSTSENPESKLYAFDAGQRAVQAHYDRIGVKVEVSKGEFLGLYRTKFLRDYDPLISIIIPNKDHIDDLKRCIDSIEEKSTYKNYEYIIVENNSEEKETFAYYQQLEAVNSKVHVVYYKGHFNYSAINNFGVQYAKGEYFLLLNNDTEIINEDCLEELLGYCTREDVGAVGARLYYEDDTIQHAGVVIGFGGIAGHCFVQQKRGFTGYCHRIICAQDYSAVTAACMMVKRKAFEEVGGLSEELQVAFNDIDFCMKLRQAGYLIVYNPYAELYHYESKSRGLEDTPEKVARFNQEIATFEKRWPEILKNGDPFYNPNLTLDSQDFSLKRL, via the coding sequence ATGCAGCGAGAAGTATTCGTAGTAGAAAAGGAAAGATTTGACCTTGCAGATGATAGAATCTATCATCTGCAGGGTACCTGGCCAAAGGAACATACCGCAGCAGCGGAGCTGGACGGGAAACCGCTGGAGGTAAATCTGAAGCAGCAGGAGCGCATCAGTGCCCTGGAGCGTTTTCAGGATCTGGATCTGGTGGATGCAGTCCGCATCCAGATGGAAATTCGGTTTCCGGAAAAGCTGGAACAGTATAAGAAGCTGGTGGTTTATGCGGTACAGGGTGGAAAAAAAGATGTCTGGTTTTCGATTCCGGTAAAACAGCTGATCCGAAGACAGGGCATGCCGCAGTATTTTATTGAGAGTTCTGAAGTTGACCGGAAACTCGGTATCTGCCGGGTGCGTGGATGGGCAGCTTATACGGAACCGTTGAAAGTATACCTGGAGAATTCCCGTGGAAACAGAATTCCATGTGAGATCCAGTATCTGAAACGTGTCGATGTGCAGAATCAGTATCCGGAGGCAGAGGTAGAAGAAAAATGCGGGTTCTTTTTTGAACTGCATTACCAGCAGCTGAAAGAATTTTATATTGTTTTTGAGGCGGGTTCGGTACAGGTGAGAAGACAGATCCATCTGCAGCCGGTACAGCTTGCCGCGGAAAAGATGAATGAATACTGCAAAAAGGGCAGCCGCTATCTGAAACTGCACGGACCGGTGGCACTTGCGGAAAAAGTGGTCGGAAAAGTGAAAAATAAAAACAAAGCCGCTGTGATCTATCAGAAATGGCTTCCGAAACATCTGCCGAGCAAAGCAGAACTCGAACGCCAGCGGCAGGAACGTTTTTCCTGGGAACCGACCTTCAGTGTGGTTGTACCGCTCTATAAAACACCGGAAAAATATCTCCGTGCACTGGTGGAATCCCTGCAGGCGCAGACCTACGGCAAATGGGAACTCTGCCTGTCTGACGGAAGCGGTGCAGATTCTCCGATCCGGGAACTGTTAAAACAGTTACAGAAGGAAGAGGGCAGAATCAGAGTCATCGATCATCAGGAACAGTTACAGATCTCAGAAAATACGAATGCTGCGATCGAGGCGGCAACGGGTGAGTTTGTGGTATTTGCCGATCACGACGACGAACTGACGGCACATGCGCTGTATGAGTGTGTGAAAGCACTGAATGAGAAACCGGAGACAGAGGTGCTGTATTCGGATGAAGATAAGATGACGATGGACGGACACAAGTTCTTCCAGCCGCATTTCAAACCGGATTATAACGTAGATCTGCTGTGTACGGTCAATTATATCTGCCATCTGTTTGTGGCAAAGAAAACACTGATCGACGAGGTTGGAATGTTACGCAGAGAATTCGACGGAGCGCAGGATTATGACTTTATCTTCCGCTGTGTGGAACATGCGGGAGCGGAAAAGATCCATCATGTTCCGAAGATCCTGTATCACTGGCGCTGCCATGAAGATTCCACATCAGAGAATCCGGAGAGCAAGCTGTATGCGTTTGATGCGGGACAGCGGGCGGTGCAGGCGCACTACGACCGGATTGGTGTGAAAGTGGAAGTGAGCAAGGGAGAGTTCCTGGGACTCTACCGGACAAAATTCCTGCGGGATTATGATCCGCTGATTTCCATCATTATCCCGAACAAAGATCATATCGATGATCTGAAACGGTGTATCGATTCGATCGAGGAGAAGTCCACGTATAAAAACTACGAGTATATTATCGTAGAGAACAACAGTGAAGAGAAAGAAACCTTTGCGTATTACCAGCAGCTTGAGGCAGTCAATTCGAAAGTACATGTGGTGTATTATAAAGGGCACTTTAACTACTCTGCGATCAACAATTTCGGTGTGCAGTATGCAAAAGGAGAGTATTTCCTGCTGTTAAATAACGATACGGAAATTATCAATGAGGACTGTCTGGAGGAGCTGCTTGGCTACTGTACCAGAGAAGATGTGGGTGCTGTGGGTGCGCGGCTGTATTATGAAGATGATACGATCCAGCACGCCGGTGTGGTCATCGGTTTCGGTGGAATCGCCGGACACTGTTTCGTACAGCAGAAGCGTGGATTTACCGGATACTGTCACCGGATCATCTGTGCACAGGATTACAGTGCGGTAACGGCGGCGTGTATGATGGTAAAACGGAAAGCGTTTGAGGAAGTCGGTGGTTTGAGCGAAGAACTGCAGGTGGCATTTAACGATATTGATTTCTGTATGAAACTTCGACAGGCAGGATATCTGATCGTGTATAATCCATATGCGGAACTGTACCATTACGAATCCAAATCCAGAGGACTTGAAGATACACCGGAAAAAGTGGCAAGATTCAATCAGGAGATCGCCACTTTCGAGAAACGCTGGCCGGAGATTTTAAAGAACGGCGATCCGTTCTACAATCCGAACCTGACCCTGGACAGCCAGGATTTCTCACTGAAACGGTTATAA
- a CDS encoding ArnT family glycosyltransferase, translated as MKKAGNVGKKEYAVWIFVFAVFVFYLAWALAAPFDASPDESMRYQIVEFIAKHGSLPDGRDPEIRNANWGISYAFNPILPYMAGAVLVKIVQLFTASFRATVIAARMVNVLLGGGMAWFTWKIGELMFRRKEAGRFFAVLVCFLPGTCFLFSYINTDGLALFTTAWILYGWCRACKEGWSLSVCIQMGIAMGLCMLSYYNAYGYLLMSAVFFVGCMMKCQEQKWDWKQMMKKGCLMLGIVFLVAGWWFIRSGILYDGDFLGMKTSSIYAEKYAIDELKPSNRVLPVNMDMSVLDMMLWVPGSWQHNWLVTVLVSFVGTFGHLDIFMPYLWSKLYLLVFTVGILGNLWKLRWDFDVATEFIRKAKKADGDGVTVTEVWRKNKKWNVRNWMHICMAVAMVIPAGLLVYYAYASDFQAQGRYMMPMVFPFLYFVTLGYENWLEKLTGKEKIKMWISRGGQAIAVLSALLTYFLVYRAAY; from the coding sequence ATGAAAAAAGCAGGAAATGTAGGAAAAAAAGAATATGCGGTATGGATCTTTGTGTTTGCGGTTTTTGTGTTTTACCTTGCCTGGGCGCTGGCGGCACCGTTTGATGCATCACCGGATGAGAGTATGCGTTACCAGATCGTGGAGTTTATTGCAAAGCACGGAAGTCTGCCGGACGGCAGAGATCCGGAAATCCGCAATGCCAACTGGGGCATCTCCTATGCGTTTAACCCGATCCTTCCGTACATGGCGGGGGCAGTCCTGGTAAAAATCGTACAGCTGTTTACAGCAAGTTTCCGGGCAACTGTGATCGCTGCGCGTATGGTGAATGTTCTTTTGGGAGGCGGAATGGCATGGTTTACCTGGAAAATCGGGGAACTGATGTTTCGGCGGAAAGAAGCGGGAAGATTTTTTGCGGTTCTGGTATGTTTTCTTCCGGGCACGTGCTTTCTGTTCTCGTATATCAATACGGACGGGCTGGCACTGTTTACCACAGCTTGGATCCTGTACGGCTGGTGCAGGGCGTGTAAGGAAGGATGGAGTCTTTCGGTCTGTATCCAAATGGGAATTGCGATGGGACTGTGCATGCTGTCGTATTACAATGCCTATGGATATCTGCTGATGAGTGCGGTATTTTTTGTCGGCTGTATGATGAAATGCCAGGAACAGAAATGGGACTGGAAACAGATGATGAAGAAAGGCTGTCTGATGCTGGGAATCGTCTTTCTGGTGGCAGGATGGTGGTTTATTCGCAGCGGGATCCTGTATGACGGAGATTTTCTGGGAATGAAAACTTCCTCGATCTATGCGGAAAAATACGCGATCGATGAGTTAAAACCTTCGAACCGGGTGCTTCCGGTCAATATGGACATGAGTGTTCTGGATATGATGCTCTGGGTGCCGGGAAGCTGGCAGCACAACTGGCTGGTTACGGTACTGGTAAGTTTTGTCGGAACGTTCGGGCATCTGGATATCTTCATGCCGTATCTGTGGAGTAAACTGTATCTGCTTGTGTTTACTGTGGGAATCCTCGGAAACCTCTGGAAACTGCGCTGGGACTTTGATGTGGCAACCGAATTTATCAGAAAAGCGAAAAAAGCCGATGGGGATGGAGTGACGGTCACAGAGGTTTGGAGAAAAAATAAAAAATGGAATGTGCGAAACTGGATGCATATCTGTATGGCGGTCGCGATGGTGATACCTGCCGGTCTGCTGGTATATTATGCGTATGCCAGTGATTTTCAGGCACAGGGGCGGTATATGATGCCGATGGTATTTCCGTTTTTGTATTTTGTGACACTTGGCTATGAGAACTGGCTGGAGAAGCTGACAGGAAAAGAAAAGATCAAAATGTGGATCAGTAGAGGCGGACAGGCGATAGCCGTGCTCTCCGCATTGTTGACATACTTTCTGGTATATCGGGCTGCTTACTGA